Proteins co-encoded in one Brassica oleracea var. oleracea cultivar TO1000 chromosome C4, BOL, whole genome shotgun sequence genomic window:
- the LOC106339819 gene encoding fasciclin-like arabinogalactan protein 8, which produces MAAPLLAFIFSLLAIASTVRGSNITKILANYPDYSSFNSYLSQTKLAEEINSYPTITLLALNNDAMASFAGKRQLSVVKKVLSLLTLLDYYDPESLHQISEGTTLSVTLYNNTAGNAPEYLGYVNITDLYGGQVAFGSAVSGSKLDSYFTKSVKQIPYNISVVEIDAPIIAPGILAAPAPSPAYITGLLENAGCKTFAKMLAKSGVLKKYESVIKKGLTVFAPSDEAFKAKDVPDPTKLTKANMVSLLEYHALAHYKPKGSLKSNKNKISTLATTGAGNFDLTTSTSGDEVVLHTGVASSRLVHTVLDATPVVIFTVDNVLLPTELFRKSHSPAPALSPAEGVSPTAASPSEPPTDESPESSHSNSSKGLANSKSANAAVAVSSPSLFTALVTLATIAVFQLVETF; this is translated from the coding sequence ATGGCGGCACCACTCCTCGCCTTCATTTTCTCCCTCCTCGCCATCGCTTCCACCGTACGCGGCTCCAACATTACTAAAATCCTCGCTAACTACCCGGACTACTCCTCCTTCAACAGCTACCTCTCTCAGACGAAGCTCGCGGAAGAAATCAACAGCTACCCGACGATCACCCTCCTCGCCCTCAACAACGACGCAATGGCTTCCTTCGCCGGAAAACGTCAACTCTCGGTCGTTAAAAAAGTTCTAAGCCTCCTCACTCTCCTCGACTACTACGACCCCGAGAGCCTCCACCAAATCTCAGAAGGCACGACTCTCTCCGTCACACTCTACAACAACACAGCCGGAAACGCTCCCGAGTACCTAGGATACGTCAACATAACCGATCTTTACGGAGGCCAGGTCGCTTTTGGCTCAGCCGTTTCGGGTTCAAAGCTCGACTCTTACTTCACCAAATCCGTTAAGCAAATCCCTTACAACATCTCCGTCGTCGAGATCGATGCTCCGATCATCGCTCCGGGAATCTTAGCCGCCCCTGCTCCTTCCCCCGCCTACATCACCGGATTGCTAGAGAACGCCGGTTGCAAAACCTTCGCTAAAATGCTTGCCAAGAGCGGAGTGCTCAAGAAGTACGAATCGGTTATTAAAAAAGGTTTAACGGTTTTTGCACCGTCCGATGAAGCTTTCAAAGCTAAAGACGTCCCTGATCCGACAAAGCTCACAAAAGCTAATATGGTCTCGCTACTAGAGTATCACGCCCTCGCTCACTACAAACCCAAAGGCTCACTGAAGAGTAACAAAAACAAAATCTCCACGTTAGCCACCACCGGAGCTGGAAATTTTGATCTTACGACCTCCACCTCCGGGGACGAAGTTGTTCTTCACACCGGCGTTGCTTCGTCGAGACTCGTCCACACGGTGCTGGACGCTACCCCGGTCGTTATTTTCACGGTGGATAATGTCCTCCTCCCTACTGAGCTATTCAGAAAATCTCATTCTCCGGCGCCGGCGCTATCTCCGGCGGAAGGAGTTTCACCCACAGCTGCTTCACCGTCAGAACCTCCTACGGACGAGTCACCGGAAAGTTCTCATTCGAACTCGTCCAAAGGTTTAGCTAACAGCAAGTCGGCCAACGCGGCGGTTGCCGTGAGCTCACCGTCGTTGTTCACCGCATTGGTCACGCTTGCTACCATAGCCGTGTTTCAGTTAGTTGAAACCTTTTGA
- the LOC106339239 gene encoding uncharacterized protein LOC106339239 translates to MKNSVNAGSWMLRKILKLRDLAKHYLRMEVHNGKDTSFWYDSWSPLGCLKDLLGERGTIGLGITENACVGEVLLTHRTRRHRLDVLNEVERELGALRSRSNYDDDDMALWRRDGNRFANTFSTKKTWLCMRQVQPSCNLNKGVWFPQSTPKFSFILWVAIRNRLQTCDRMQQWNTSLDTTCVLCQDEQEACHHLCFKCRYSSKVWKKLIGGILKESFTVEWSEILDIVSQSRSSFSATELFIIRCTFQALVHSVWRERNARRHGEQPREVRVLIKCVDKLIRLKLFAVKGKGKKYLEEGLCAWFGLAPRL, encoded by the coding sequence ATGAAGAATAGTGTCAATGCAGGATCATGGATGTTGAGGAAAATCCTGAAACTTAGGGATCTTGCAAAGCATTATCTTCGGATGGAAGTTCACAATGGAAAAGATACTTCTTTCTGGTATGATTCTTGGTCTCCTCTTGGATGTCTTAAAGATTTGTTGGGTGAAAGGGGTACTATTGGTCTGGGTATAACTGAAAATGCTTGTGTCGGAGAGGTGCTTTTAACTCATCGTACAAGAAGGCATAGATTGGATGTTCTTAATGAAGTTGAGCGTGAACTTGGAGCGTTGAGAAGCAGAAGCAACTATGATGATGATGATATGGCCCTATGGAGACGAGATGGAAATCGATTTGCAAACACTTTTTCTACAAAGAAAACGTGGTTATGTATGAGACAGGTGCAACCGAGTTGTAACTTGAATAAGGGAGTGTGGTTTCCACAGTCAACTCCTAAATTCTCCTTCATACTGTGGGTTGCAATTAGGAACAGACTGCAAACCTGTGATAGAATGCAGCAGTGGAACACTTCATTGGATACCACTTGTGTACTATGCCAAGATGAGCAGGAAGCCTGTCATCATCTCTGTTTCAAATGTCGTTACTCGAGTAAGGTGTGGAAGAAACTAATTGGAGGGATTCTGAAGGAGAGTTTCACAGTCGAATGGAGTGAGATTCTAGATATTGTCTCCCAGTCAAGATCTAGCTTCTCTGCCACTGAATTATTCATTATTCGGTGTACTTTCCAAGCTCTAGTGCATAGTGTATGGAGGGAGAGAAATGCTCGTAGGCATGGTGAGCAACCAAGGGAAGTGAGAGTGTTGATCAAATGTGTAGACAAGCTCATTCGACTGAAGCTATTTGCAGTGAAAGGAAAGGGTAAAAAGTACCTTGAGGAAGGCTTATGTGCTTGGTTTGGTTTGGCTCCAAGATTATAA
- the LOC106337770 gene encoding growth-regulating factor 9 — translation MEEERHSLQSNKMQTPKTEEGGEWRRKKWPCMKAAQLQEFRMQALVYRYIEAGVRVPNHLVVPIWNSLALSSSSSSSSYLIHHNYPSSSNAVLNDKVDPEPTRCRRTDGKKWRCSNKVLLFQKYCERHMHRGRKRSRKLVESSSYDVALSSASTKRDNTDGLNSSTESHSVSHGAVSVSSNAQVVTIASLPSARVCDNTPRPSLVVTESTNRSVRRRITDMSYDDFIKQRGATTCVRGFPVQGSERLPSVQKFFPEASDNSSEAAKFSSNRKNEIIARSREWKNMNVNCGGLFPGIHFSPDTVLQDRGGFGLHRVETDNEPGRCRRTDGKKWRCSKDVLSGQKYCDRHMHRGSIKKKHPVETTPTHENAGIIRVAVRPDDRSVSLQDGDGQKLPVSVLAREQLSRVSDEKSTNSCSTDTTITDIALKGEEDSEEVLSLCSSGV, via the exons ATGGAAGAAGAGAGACACAGTTTACAAAGTAACAAGATGCAGACCCCTAAAACAGAGGAGGGGGGTGAGTGGAGGAGGAAGAAGTGGCCGTGTATGAAAGCTGCTCAGTTACAAGAGTTTAGAATGCAAGCTTTGGTTTATAGATACATAGAAGCTGGTGTTCGCGTGCCGAATCATCTTGTGGTGCCTATTTGGAATAGTCTTGCTCTCTCTTCTTCTTCCTCCTCCTCCAGTTACCTTATCCACCACAACTATCCCTCCTCTTCCA ATGCAGTGTTGAATGATAAGGTGGATCCTGAACCCACAAGGTGCAGGAGAACAGATGGGAAGAAATGGCGGTGTAGCAACAAGGTCCTTCTGTTTCAGAAGTACTGTGAACGGCACATGCATAGAGGCCGTAAACGTTCAAGAAAGCTTGTGGAATCTTCTTCTTATGATGTTGCTTTGTCCTCTGCTTCAACCAAACGAGACAACACTGATGGTCTGAACAGTAGCACTGAGAGTCATAGTGTTTCTCATGGGGCAGTGTCAGTTTCTAGTAATGCTCAGGTTGTCACCATTGCTTCACTGCCTAGTGCAAGAGTCTGTGATAACACCCCTCGTCCATCTCTAGTGGTCACCGAGTCCACAAACAGAAGTGTGAGAAGGAGGATCACGGACATGAGTTATGATGACTTCATCAAACAAAGAGGTGCGACTACGTGTGTTAGAGGGTTTCCCGTTCAAG GTTCTGAGAGGTTACCTTCTGTTCAAAAGTTCTTTCCTGAGGCATCTGATAACTCCTCAGAAGCTGCAAAATTCTCAAGCAACAGGAAGAATGAGATCATTGCAAGAAGCAGAGAATGGAAGAACATGAATGTTAATTGTGGTGGCTTGTTTCCTGGCATCCACTTTTCTCCAGACACTGTTCTTCAAG ATCGTGGTGGGTTTGGTTTACACAGAGTTGAAACAGACAACGAACCAGGAAGGTGCAGAAGAACAGATGGGAAGAAGTGGAGATGCAGCAAAGATGTGTTGTCTGGTCAGAAGTATTGCGATAGGCACATGCATAGAGGTAGTATTAAGAAGAAGCATCCAGTGGAAACTACTCCCACACATGAGAATGCTGGTATTATCCGGGTAGCAGTGAGACCAGATGATAGATCTGTGTCTCTCCAAGATGGAGATGGCCAGAAGCTCCCTGTTTCAGTCCTGGCAAGAGAGCAGCTGTCCCGAGTTTCAGATGAAAAGAGCACTAATAGTTGCAGTACCGACACCACAATCACTGACATAGCTTTGAAGGGTGAAGAAGACAGTGAGGAGGTCTTGTCATTGTGTTCTTCAGGTGTTTAA
- the LOC106337771 gene encoding serine/threonine-protein kinase Aurora-3-like isoform X1, with protein MSKKPEEDPYVRDPEKPFSLADFEIGRPLGKGKFGRVYLAREVKSHFVVALKVIFKEQIEKYKLHHQLRREMEIQTSLRHPNILRLFGWFDDDERIFLILEYAHGGELYGLLKENGHLTEQQAATYISSLSQALAYCHGKCVIHRDIKPENLLLDHEGRLKIADFGWSVQSSNKRKTMCGTLDYLAPEMVENKDHDHAVDNWTLGILCYEFLYGNPPFEAESQKDTFKRIVKVDLSFPDNPNVSAEAKNLISQLLVKDPSKRLSLTKIMQHPWIVKNADPKGVCLI; from the exons ATGAGTAAGAAACCGGAAGAAGATCCTTACGTTCGCGATCCAGAGAAGCCATTCTCCCTCGCGGATTTCGAGATCGGGAGACCGTTAGGTAAAGGCAAATTCGGCAGAGTCTATCTCGCTCGCGAAGTCAAG AGCCACTTCGTGGTGGCGTTGAAAGTGATATTCAAGGAACAGATCGAGAAATACAAACTCCACCACCAGCTAAGGAGAGAGATGGAGATCCAAACGAGCCTAAGGCACCCGAACATCCTCCGCCTCTTCGGCTGGTTCGACGACGACGAGCGGATCTTCTTGATCCTCGAGTACGCTCACGGCGGTGAGCTCTACGGTCTCCTCAAAGAGAACGGTCATCTCACCGAACAACAAGCCGCCACT TACATTTCAAGTCTTAGTCAAGCACTGGCTTATTGTCATGGAAAGTGTGTGATTCACAGAGATATCAAACCTGAAAACCTTTTGCTTGATCATGAG GGAAGGTTGAAGATTGCTGATTTTGGGTGGTCAGTGCAGTCGAGTAACAAGAGGAAGACAATGTGTGGGACTTTAGATTACTTAGCACCTGAGATGGTTGAGAACAAAGATCACGATCATGCTGTTGATAACTGGACTTTAGGGATACTGTGTTACGAGTTTCTCTATGGTAACCCTCCCTTTGAAGCCGAGAGTCAGAAAGATACGTTCAAGAG AATTGTTAAGGTCGATCTGAGTTTTCCTGATAATCCAAATGTCTCAGCAGAAGCTAAGAATCTAATCAGTCAG CTTCTTGTTAAGGATCCTTCCAAAAGACTCTCTCTTACGAAGATCATGCAACACCCGTGGATCGTCAAGAACGCAGATCCTAAAGGTGTGTGCCTCATTTGA
- the LOC106337771 gene encoding serine/threonine-protein kinase Aurora-3-like isoform X2: MSKKPEEDPYVRDPEKPFSLADFEIGRPLGKGKFGRVYLAREVKSHFVVALKVIFKEQIEKYKLHHQLRREMEIQTSLRHPNILRLFGWFDDDERIFLILEYAHGGELYGLLKENGHLTEQQAATYISSLSQALAYCHGKCVIHRDIKPENLLLDHEGRLKIADFGWSVQSSNKRKTMCGTLDYLAPEMVENKDHDHAVDNWTLGILCYEFLYGNPPFEAESQKDTFKRS; the protein is encoded by the exons ATGAGTAAGAAACCGGAAGAAGATCCTTACGTTCGCGATCCAGAGAAGCCATTCTCCCTCGCGGATTTCGAGATCGGGAGACCGTTAGGTAAAGGCAAATTCGGCAGAGTCTATCTCGCTCGCGAAGTCAAG AGCCACTTCGTGGTGGCGTTGAAAGTGATATTCAAGGAACAGATCGAGAAATACAAACTCCACCACCAGCTAAGGAGAGAGATGGAGATCCAAACGAGCCTAAGGCACCCGAACATCCTCCGCCTCTTCGGCTGGTTCGACGACGACGAGCGGATCTTCTTGATCCTCGAGTACGCTCACGGCGGTGAGCTCTACGGTCTCCTCAAAGAGAACGGTCATCTCACCGAACAACAAGCCGCCACT TACATTTCAAGTCTTAGTCAAGCACTGGCTTATTGTCATGGAAAGTGTGTGATTCACAGAGATATCAAACCTGAAAACCTTTTGCTTGATCATGAG GGAAGGTTGAAGATTGCTGATTTTGGGTGGTCAGTGCAGTCGAGTAACAAGAGGAAGACAATGTGTGGGACTTTAGATTACTTAGCACCTGAGATGGTTGAGAACAAAGATCACGATCATGCTGTTGATAACTGGACTTTAGGGATACTGTGTTACGAGTTTCTCTATGGTAACCCTCCCTTTGAAGCCGAGAGTCAGAAAGATACGTTCAAGAG AAGCTAA